In the genome of Nitrospinota bacterium, one region contains:
- the trmB gene encoding tRNA (guanosine(46)-N7)-methyltransferase TrmB, with product MSLLTARPSSSDFVLEDPYFLNIDEHPDWQGQFGNDHPVKLEIGFGMGDFLIEMAQREPQNNFVGVDFSPDCIRNLLSRVNELHLKNIRVIYGDVREKIPSLFHDGELSTVYINFPDPWPRKRHFKRRLVKPALVKLVAQKLAPEGCVHLATDSEPYAREISGYFNEESLLKNRTRELGFLQTRNHLPKTKYEKSFIYAGDKIHYLEYCKSSIQKDVSAAKQEPEFLNNDERLKKAFEDAVANAQDACDLKQVGDHLAYAGDKQWAETVYKKAEETAEDCLDLNWLAYSVSEALSDKEWAKKLYDKAETRAESSLDLNWLAYSVKEILGDTEWAKKLYQKAEKNPKNVRELCDLADSIAETFGDKDWQAKVYKKAEVMAKEHSDYYELADNICMKFGDDKWAREIYGKAEETAQDSSDLNSLVESLIEKLGDKKWAEQVVRKAEALAQDSIDFCCLADSLCEKFGDKQWARRLYKKAEENAEESFEFHWLAESLSERLGDKEWAAGIYNKEKNL from the coding sequence ATGAGTTTGTTGACTGCCAGACCTTCTTCTTCCGATTTCGTTCTGGAAGACCCTTATTTTCTAAATATTGATGAGCACCCGGATTGGCAAGGGCAATTTGGCAACGACCACCCTGTCAAACTGGAAATAGGTTTTGGAATGGGCGACTTCCTGATTGAAATGGCTCAAAGGGAGCCTCAAAACAATTTTGTCGGGGTCGACTTCTCACCAGACTGCATTAGAAATTTGCTGTCCCGGGTTAACGAACTTCACTTAAAAAATATTCGTGTCATATATGGAGATGTCCGGGAAAAAATCCCTTCCCTTTTCCATGACGGAGAATTGAGCACGGTTTATATTAACTTTCCTGATCCCTGGCCGAGAAAAAGGCATTTCAAGCGCCGGCTGGTTAAACCCGCACTGGTCAAGTTGGTGGCGCAAAAACTTGCGCCGGAGGGTTGCGTCCATCTGGCAACGGACAGCGAACCTTATGCACGGGAAATTAGCGGATATTTTAACGAAGAATCCTTGCTGAAAAATAGAACCCGGGAGTTAGGATTTCTACAGACTCGTAATCATCTGCCGAAAACTAAATACGAAAAAAGCTTCATTTATGCCGGCGACAAAATCCATTATCTGGAATATTGCAAATCATCCATTCAAAAAGACGTGTCTGCTGCTAAACAGGAACCGGAATTCTTAAATAATGATGAACGGCTGAAAAAAGCTTTTGAAGATGCAGTGGCCAATGCACAGGATGCCTGTGACCTGAAACAGGTTGGAGATCACCTTGCCTATGCGGGAGATAAGCAATGGGCTGAAACCGTTTACAAAAAAGCAGAAGAGACGGCCGAAGACTGTTTGGATCTAAACTGGTTGGCATACAGCGTTTCTGAGGCACTCAGCGATAAGGAATGGGCAAAGAAATTATACGATAAAGCTGAAACCAGAGCTGAAAGCAGTTTGGATCTAAACTGGCTGGCATACAGTGTTAAGGAAATTCTGGGTGATACGGAGTGGGCTAAAAAACTCTATCAGAAGGCTGAGAAAAATCCCAAAAATGTGCGAGAGCTCTGTGACCTCGCAGACAGCATTGCTGAAACATTTGGCGATAAAGACTGGCAGGCCAAAGTTTACAAAAAGGCTGAAGTCATGGCGAAAGAGCATTCTGACTATTATGAACTTGCCGACAATATCTGTATGAAATTTGGGGATGACAAGTGGGCAAGGGAGATTTATGGGAAAGCCGAGGAAACAGCACAGGATAGCAGTGATTTAAATAGCCTTGTAGAAAGCCTGATAGAAAAGCTGGGCGACAAAAAATGGGCCGAACAGGTTGTTAGAAAAGCCGAGGCATTGGCGCAGGACAGCATTGATTTCTGTTGTCTGGCAGACAGCCTGTGCGAAAAATTCGGCGATAAACAATGGGCGCGGAGGTTATATAAAAAAGCAGAGGAAAATGCGGAAGAAAGTTTTGAGTTTCACTGGCTGGCCGAAAGCCTGAGCGAAAGGCTGGGTGATAAAGAATGGGCTGCAGGGATATACAATAAGGAAAAAAATTTATAA
- a CDS encoding tetratricopeptide repeat protein gives MTGLRTQSKITIKILKINLPARFSFIRFPNFIAMSLNLDSFEPDSTKKSPAFNLIFLLFLSIFFLVSCGNGDSEKEERPDRAKMEEAQKAFDEENYDKAKSSVEYFLAQYPKDVQALYFYAQVLVATDQLLKAREKANEILAIDPERPEAQAILGEVHYGRKEFSQALKLSRQALKKNPSLQVPYRVIGEIYLKQGQVKDSIKVLLEAQRLKPDDVETLKKLSAAYIKDKQYKEAKKYLDKAMEVDENVPGVHYNMAVVYANLNNGQKAMEHVELALKYYIELDTFFWIGKARDMKRLIARKFKISE, from the coding sequence TTGACAGGCCTACGTACCCAGTCTAAAATCACGATAAAAATCCTTAAAATAAATCTGCCTGCGCGTTTTTCATTCATACGTTTTCCAAATTTTATTGCCATGAGCTTGAACCTTGATTCCTTTGAACCAGACTCAACAAAAAAGTCTCCGGCTTTCAACTTAATTTTTTTATTATTTCTTTCGATTTTTTTTCTAGTCTCTTGCGGAAATGGAGACAGTGAAAAAGAAGAAAGGCCTGACCGCGCAAAAATGGAAGAGGCACAAAAAGCCTTTGATGAAGAAAACTATGACAAAGCTAAAAGCTCGGTAGAATACTTTCTTGCCCAATATCCCAAGGATGTTCAGGCCCTTTATTTTTACGCTCAAGTCCTGGTTGCAACGGATCAACTTTTAAAAGCAAGGGAAAAAGCCAATGAAATACTGGCAATCGACCCGGAACGACCTGAAGCGCAGGCAATTTTAGGCGAAGTCCATTATGGCAGAAAAGAATTCTCCCAGGCCTTGAAACTATCCCGGCAGGCCTTAAAGAAAAACCCGAGTTTGCAAGTTCCCTACCGTGTAATTGGCGAAATTTACCTGAAGCAAGGGCAAGTGAAGGATAGTATTAAGGTTCTTTTAGAAGCTCAACGTCTTAAACCCGATGATGTGGAAACGCTTAAAAAATTGTCTGCCGCTTATATCAAAGACAAACAATACAAAGAGGCAAAAAAATACCTGGACAAAGCCATGGAGGTCGATGAAAACGTACCGGGTGTTCATTACAATATGGCAGTCGTTTACGCCAATTTGAACAATGGTCAAAAGGCCATGGAGCACGTTGAGCTTGCCTTGAAATACTATATTGAATTAGATACTTTTTTCTGGATAGGAAAAGCGCGAGATATGAAAAGGCTGATTGCAAGGAAATTTAAAATCTCAGAATAG
- a CDS encoding YjbQ family protein, which yields MKQKQFRFTVSTKGRGIYSISSEVRNWVHQQDIQSGLLTLFIPHTSASLLIQENADPDVLYDLNQFFNRLVPDGDSLFKHQSEGPDDMPAHIRSALTQTQLSIPVERNEPSLGIWQGVYLFEHRTHPHKRTVILHLSGE from the coding sequence ATGAAACAAAAGCAGTTCAGGTTTACAGTTTCAACAAAAGGTCGTGGCATTTATTCCATCAGCAGTGAAGTACGCAATTGGGTCCACCAACAAGATATTCAGTCCGGGCTCTTAACCCTCTTTATTCCCCACACATCTGCATCATTACTTATTCAGGAAAACGCCGACCCGGATGTTCTATATGATTTAAACCAGTTTTTCAACCGGTTGGTACCCGATGGAGATTCCCTCTTTAAGCACCAGTCAGAAGGTCCTGATGACATGCCTGCGCATATACGGTCCGCACTCACTCAAACCCAATTATCCATACCGGTAGAGCGAAATGAACCGAGCCTAGGTATCTGGCAGGGGGTATACTTGTTCGAACATCGCACCCATCCACATAAAAGAACAGTAATTTTACATTTATCAGGAGAATGA
- a CDS encoding DUF1538 domain-containing protein — MAHKIRFGDFVREVSLKQNSLSYNLLTPPVAYDEEGKEIPYHPRKIQLRSIDMYRLLGPYVGLRLMSQIKAVVPLAAYLFLFQVLILRQNVLEHGVITAGLIAVILGLMIFMEGLKLGLMPFGEVIGHTLPKKSSLGVVLFIAFLLGIGVTFAEPAIGALQAVGSIVDVRKAPYLYTLLNNWTGQLVLVVGIGVGLAAVLGTMRFLYGWSLKPMIYTALLPTLGLTVFCMMDPELSKILGLAWDCGAVTTGPVTVPLVLSLGIGIASAAGKGNSSLSGFGIVTLASVFPIIGVMGLAIYVSMVVSPESIIEASQLVVTQAGSSWMQETPYAEIIAGARSIVPLVLFLFLVLKLLLREKIHEPGILAYGLFLSLIGMIIFNIGLSYGLAKLGSQSGSFVPAAFITLENVKGSPLYAYSIGVFIAVFFAWILGFGATLAEPALNALGQTVEDLTNGAFRKKMLMMAVSTGVGFGISLGVLKIIFDIPISYLLIPGYILGIILTVFSSEEFVNVAWDSAGVTTGPVTVPLVLAMGLGFGNAVEAIEGFGILSMASICPILSVLIMGLWIQYKTRQANLKRIDLLKGQEAVG; from the coding sequence ATGGCTCATAAAATTAGATTTGGAGATTTTGTCAGAGAGGTCAGCCTTAAGCAAAACTCTCTTTCTTATAATTTGTTGACGCCACCCGTTGCTTATGATGAAGAGGGAAAAGAAATTCCCTACCATCCCAGGAAGATACAACTTCGAAGTATTGATATGTATCGTCTTCTTGGTCCCTATGTAGGGTTACGACTGATGAGCCAGATTAAAGCTGTTGTTCCTCTGGCTGCTTATCTCTTCCTGTTTCAGGTTCTTATTCTTCGGCAAAATGTACTGGAGCATGGTGTTATCACAGCCGGATTGATTGCGGTTATTCTCGGCTTGATGATTTTCATGGAAGGTTTGAAACTTGGGCTCATGCCTTTTGGGGAAGTGATCGGGCACACCCTGCCAAAAAAATCCAGCCTTGGAGTTGTTTTGTTCATAGCGTTTTTGCTGGGTATCGGCGTTACCTTTGCCGAGCCGGCGATTGGTGCCCTTCAGGCGGTTGGGTCCATTGTTGATGTCCGCAAAGCCCCTTACCTTTATACACTGCTCAATAACTGGACAGGTCAGCTTGTCCTGGTAGTAGGGATTGGTGTCGGATTGGCTGCTGTTCTTGGCACCATGCGTTTCCTTTATGGCTGGAGCCTCAAACCCATGATCTACACCGCCCTGCTTCCTACGTTGGGGCTGACCGTGTTTTGTATGATGGACCCTGAGTTGAGTAAAATTCTGGGATTGGCCTGGGATTGCGGAGCGGTTACAACAGGCCCTGTAACCGTGCCACTGGTTTTATCCCTGGGAATTGGTATTGCCTCGGCAGCAGGTAAGGGAAATTCTTCGCTGTCAGGTTTTGGTATTGTGACCCTGGCATCCGTTTTTCCAATTATTGGGGTGATGGGACTGGCAATATATGTTTCCATGGTGGTAAGTCCGGAATCAATTATTGAAGCAAGCCAGCTTGTGGTGACCCAGGCCGGGTCGAGCTGGATGCAGGAAACACCCTATGCTGAGATCATCGCAGGTGCCCGTTCTATTGTGCCTCTGGTGCTCTTTTTATTTCTGGTGCTCAAGTTATTATTGCGGGAAAAAATTCATGAACCGGGTATTCTTGCTTACGGACTTTTTCTTTCCCTGATAGGCATGATTATTTTCAACATAGGTTTGAGTTATGGTTTGGCCAAATTGGGTAGCCAGTCCGGAAGTTTTGTGCCAGCAGCTTTTATCACTTTGGAGAATGTAAAAGGTTCTCCGTTATATGCTTATTCAATAGGTGTTTTTATTGCAGTGTTCTTTGCATGGATTCTGGGCTTTGGGGCAACTTTGGCTGAACCGGCATTGAACGCATTGGGACAAACTGTTGAAGATCTCACAAATGGGGCGTTTCGAAAAAAGATGCTCATGATGGCTGTTTCAACAGGAGTTGGGTTTGGTATCAGCCTGGGTGTTTTAAAAATAATTTTTGATATTCCAATTTCTTATCTTTTAATACCGGGCTATATCCTCGGAATTATACTGACTGTATTTTCTTCAGAAGAGTTTGTGAATGTTGCCTGGGACAGTGCGGGTGTGACAACCGGCCCTGTAACGGTTCCTCTAGTATTGGCGATGGGTCTGGGGTTTGGTAATGCTGTTGAGGCCATCGAAGGTTTTGGTATTTTGTCTATGGCCTCCATCTGTCCAATCTTGTCGGTTTTGATTATGGGGCTGTGGATTCAATATAAGACCCGGCAAGCTAATTTAAAACGGATCGACCTTCTTAAAGGACAGGAGGCTGTTGGATGA
- the purM gene encoding phosphoribosylformylglycinamidine cyclo-ligase gives MTDKTEYDKSGVSSQGAETALSGLLKHVLPTRKFSDRYPLAADIGYFANVIDLGNGEGIAFGTDGVGTKIIVAELLGRYETIGIDCIAMNVNDVICVGARPVSMVDYIACSHTDPEVFEQLGQGLAEGARQSGISISGGEISQIREIITGIDLIGACIGHVSLDKVNTGRDIKPGNLIVGLASSGVHSNGLTLARKVLLGDSLEEQKSRVNDYEEFLDQTLGEALLEPTRIYVQPVMEMLDAGIDLKAMVHITSGGFCNLNRVAADNIRFVIDTLQPVPEIFNLIQDRGGVSEAEMFEVFNMGTGFCLIVEGTKEVEEIEEICRDHDLPCQVIGRIETCDGKEVSLPTKQLTGRGSKFTS, from the coding sequence ATGACAGATAAAACTGAATATGACAAAAGTGGGGTTTCCAGCCAGGGGGCGGAGACAGCTCTTTCCGGTTTACTCAAGCATGTTCTGCCAACCCGGAAATTCAGTGACCGCTACCCCCTTGCCGCAGACATCGGCTATTTCGCCAACGTTATAGACCTGGGTAATGGTGAGGGAATTGCTTTTGGTACCGATGGTGTTGGAACCAAGATCATAGTGGCCGAGTTGCTGGGCCGATATGAAACCATAGGGATTGACTGCATTGCGATGAATGTCAACGATGTGATTTGTGTGGGCGCCCGCCCAGTCAGTATGGTGGATTACATAGCCTGCTCCCACACAGACCCTGAAGTTTTTGAGCAGCTGGGGCAAGGTCTTGCCGAAGGTGCAAGACAATCGGGAATCAGTATTTCCGGTGGCGAAATTTCCCAGATCAGGGAAATTATTACGGGTATTGATCTCATCGGGGCCTGCATCGGTCATGTTTCTCTGGACAAGGTCAATACAGGCCGGGACATCAAACCGGGTAACCTGATTGTCGGACTGGCATCCTCGGGTGTGCATTCGAACGGATTGACCCTGGCACGAAAGGTTCTATTGGGGGATAGCCTCGAAGAACAAAAATCGCGAGTCAATGATTATGAAGAGTTTCTTGACCAGACTTTGGGTGAAGCATTGCTTGAACCTACACGGATTTACGTACAACCTGTTATGGAAATGCTCGATGCCGGCATAGACCTCAAGGCAATGGTTCATATTACCAGTGGTGGGTTTTGCAATCTCAATCGCGTCGCGGCTGACAACATACGTTTTGTTATAGACACTTTGCAACCGGTTCCGGAAATTTTTAATCTCATTCAGGATCGGGGCGGGGTGAGTGAAGCGGAAATGTTTGAAGTCTTCAATATGGGCACTGGATTCTGTCTCATTGTTGAAGGCACGAAAGAAGTTGAAGAAATTGAAGAGATTTGCAGGGATCACGATCTTCCATGCCAGGTCATTGGCCGGATCGAAACCTGCGATGGCAAGGAAGTCTCCCTCCCAACAAAACAACTCACCGGAAGAGGCAGTAAGTTTACCAGCTAG
- a CDS encoding adenosylcobinamide amidohydrolase, giving the protein MSRINIKVHNKTLVVNLPETCQVLSWAPFNPGPTQTRCIFNHQLDEGIKEKLSDIFKNLQKDIGLPENAVGLLTSAEVEKYSTRYMLSSRHWVETVCTVGLDNSRTAGEAADVKKTDEKNPYGTINIILATNALPHVSGQLEAIQVATMAKTRALFDMGVKSRKSGTPATGTGTDCIVLASSGEVKQNFCGMHTRLGELIGQTVYEAVKEGIKNSL; this is encoded by the coding sequence ATGTCCAGAATCAATATCAAGGTTCACAATAAAACCCTTGTAGTCAATTTGCCCGAAACCTGTCAAGTATTGAGCTGGGCACCTTTTAATCCCGGCCCAACCCAGACCCGGTGTATCTTCAACCACCAGTTGGACGAAGGCATCAAAGAAAAGTTATCAGATATTTTTAAAAACCTTCAGAAAGACATTGGCTTGCCGGAAAACGCAGTGGGCCTGCTGACTTCTGCCGAAGTGGAAAAGTACAGCACTCGCTATATGCTGTCCAGCCGCCATTGGGTAGAAACGGTATGCACGGTTGGCCTGGACAACAGCCGTACAGCAGGAGAAGCAGCGGATGTAAAAAAAACCGATGAGAAGAACCCTTACGGAACCATTAATATCATTCTTGCTACCAACGCCCTACCTCATGTCTCAGGGCAATTGGAAGCCATACAGGTTGCCACTATGGCCAAGACCCGCGCGTTATTTGATATGGGAGTCAAAAGCCGAAAGTCCGGCACCCCTGCTACCGGCACGGGGACCGACTGCATTGTGCTGGCATCATCAGGTGAAGTGAAACAAAACTTTTGTGGCATGCATACCCGGCTTGGGGAGCTTATTGGACAGACCGTTTATGAAGCTGTTAAAGAAGGGATAAAAAATTCCTTATAA
- a CDS encoding P-II family nitrogen regulator, whose translation MSLREITVLTDISLITCIVQRGVADTIIEAAREAGAQGATVHFARGMGVRERLGILGVAVEVEKEVIDIVVSKEQVERVFERMYLAGNLDTPGMGIMYITPLDKAATYIPPDVLEKFAVDKDEKADNAS comes from the coding sequence ATGAGCTTGAGAGAGATAACTGTTTTAACTGATATTTCCCTAATCACTTGTATTGTGCAACGCGGGGTTGCGGATACCATTATCGAGGCGGCCCGTGAAGCGGGTGCTCAGGGAGCAACCGTTCACTTCGCTCGTGGCATGGGTGTGAGAGAGCGACTCGGCATTCTTGGGGTCGCGGTGGAAGTGGAAAAAGAGGTGATCGATATTGTGGTCTCCAAGGAACAGGTAGAACGTGTTTTTGAACGCATGTATCTGGCGGGTAATCTTGATACCCCGGGAATGGGAATCATGTATATTACACCGCTTGATAAAGCCGCTACTTATATTCCACCAGACGTGCTGGAAAAGTTTGCGGTGGATAAAGATGAAAAAGCAGATAATGCTTCATAA
- a CDS encoding Glu/Leu/Phe/Val dehydrogenase, whose protein sequence is MSITADKEVSFRESVNLSCDLAMATLDIPDGMAKYIRNVNNVYQVRFPVKIKGDIETFIGWRAVHSDHKLPAKGGIRFAPNVNQDEVEALAALMSYKCSLVDVPFGGSKGGLLIDPKQYERDEMERITRRFAFELIQKDYINTATNVPAPDMGTGQREMAWIVSTYAAHCSSDIDHMGCVTGKPVSMGGIRGRVEATGRGVVFGLREFFRHPEDVKLAKMEGNSLEGKKVIIQGLGNVGYHTASILQKEDGAKIIAVLEWDGGLYDPNGLDVEDVFQYKVDNKGGVKGYSKAEYFEDSKVLLEKECDILIPAAMEAVINRSNAAKIQAKLIAEAANGPVTFAAETILKEKGVIIIPDVYLNAGGVTVSYFEWIKNLSHIRFGRMNRRYEEGQSQLLIQAIENTGNKVPQDLVDKLSQGADEVALVRSGLDDTMRRAFQGIRERYWSNDKVPNYRIAAMSIAIEKIHISYSTMGIYP, encoded by the coding sequence ATGTCCATAACAGCTGATAAGGAAGTGAGCTTCAGGGAAAGTGTAAATCTTTCATGTGATCTGGCCATGGCCACGCTGGATATTCCGGATGGTATGGCTAAATATATTCGGAATGTCAACAATGTTTACCAGGTTCGATTTCCCGTCAAGATAAAGGGTGATATAGAAACCTTCATTGGTTGGCGCGCGGTCCACAGTGATCACAAACTACCTGCCAAAGGTGGCATCCGGTTCGCTCCCAATGTCAATCAGGATGAAGTAGAAGCTCTCGCAGCGCTCATGTCCTATAAATGTTCCCTGGTTGATGTCCCGTTTGGTGGATCCAAAGGTGGACTGTTGATTGATCCGAAGCAATATGAGCGGGATGAAATGGAACGGATAACCCGGCGTTTTGCTTTTGAGTTGATCCAGAAAGATTATATAAATACCGCAACCAATGTCCCGGCCCCGGATATGGGTACAGGTCAGCGTGAGATGGCATGGATAGTCAGTACTTATGCTGCGCATTGTTCCAGTGATATTGATCACATGGGTTGTGTGACGGGTAAACCGGTTTCAATGGGGGGAATACGCGGAAGGGTAGAAGCTACAGGACGGGGTGTGGTGTTTGGTCTGCGCGAATTTTTTCGTCACCCTGAAGACGTCAAGCTGGCGAAAATGGAAGGGAACTCCCTGGAAGGAAAAAAGGTAATCATACAGGGACTGGGAAATGTTGGTTATCATACTGCCAGCATTCTTCAAAAAGAAGATGGAGCTAAAATTATTGCCGTTCTGGAATGGGATGGAGGATTGTATGATCCTAACGGTTTGGATGTCGAAGATGTTTTTCAATATAAGGTGGATAACAAAGGTGGAGTGAAGGGTTACTCCAAAGCTGAATATTTTGAGGACAGCAAAGTATTGCTGGAAAAAGAATGCGACATACTGATACCTGCCGCGATGGAAGCGGTTATTAATCGGAGCAATGCCGCAAAAATTCAGGCAAAACTGATTGCGGAAGCCGCGAATGGACCCGTCACCTTTGCCGCTGAAACCATATTGAAGGAAAAAGGGGTGATTATTATTCCCGATGTCTACCTCAATGCCGGTGGCGTTACAGTATCTTATTTTGAATGGATCAAAAACCTGTCGCATATACGCTTTGGTCGAATGAACCGAAGATATGAAGAAGGGCAAAGCCAGCTTTTAATTCAAGCTATAGAAAATACTGGCAATAAGGTCCCGCAGGATCTTGTTGACAAGCTCAGCCAGGGGGCGGATGAGGTGGCATTGGTACGATCAGGACTCGATGATACGATGCGCCGGGCATTTCAAGGTATTCGGGAACGTTACTGGTCGAATGATAAAGTGCCAAACTACCGAATTGCCGCAATGTCGATTGCGATTGAAAAAATTCACATCAGTTATAGCACAATGGGGATCTATCCTTAA